Within Candidatus Tanganyikabacteria bacterium, the genomic segment CACGAGCGGAGCGCTGCCGACTAGCGGTAGGCTGGATTGCCCCATGAACCAGCGCCAACCCAGGGTTTGGGCAAATCCAACCGCATTCTGACCCTATAGGTTCTATAACTATCCCGCCAGGTGTACTGCAGGCCAGGAGGCAGGTTTAACCTGTATCCTGGCCTCTTTCCTTGGAGCCGTCCCGGGCATCCCGAAAACCGGGTCTGATCCCCTCCTGATCCCCGACGAGTGAAACCCGCTCGGCGCCTAGCGATAGAGCATGGCGGCCAGCGCGGCGGTCGCCTGGTCCTGCATCCCGGGCAGGACGTGGGCGTACCGTTCCAGGAGGAGCTTCACGCCGGAATGCCCCAGGCGCTCGGCAACCACCTTGATGTTGACGCCGCGCGCCAGGAGCAGCGTCGCGCAGGTATGCCGCGTGTCGTAGATGCGGAACTCCAGGGGAGCCCAGCCGCCTTCAAGATCGGCTTGAGATGCTGCCGCGAGAGGCTTGACCGGCGGAGCGGCCGTCCGGTCTCGCCGGCAAACACCAGATCATGATCCTGCCAGGCCTGGCCTGCCGCGAGGCGCGCCGCTGCCTGCTCGGCGCGGTGGCGTTTGAGGTCGGCCGCCAGGTTGTCGCTGATCGGAATGGTGCGGACGCTCTTACGGGTCTTGGTGTCGTGGAAGGTGAACCGGCCTTCGTCCAGCCAGGTCATGCTCCGGCGGAGCGTCACGGTCCGCGCTTTCGAGTCCACGTCCTTCCAGCGAAGGGCCAGGGCCTCGCCAGGCCGGGCGCCGGTCTCCAGCAGGAACGCCCACAGGACGTAGTGGCGATCGCACGCCGCGGCTTCGAGGAACCGCCCGGCCTGATCCTCTGTCAAAGCGCACATCTCGGCTTCCTGGAGCTTCGGCAATTCCACGCCGGCCGCGGGGTTCCGCGAGATCAGGCTCCAGCGGACGGCTTGTTTCAGGGCCGATCCGAGCATCCCGTGAAGCCTCCGAATCCGGGCCGGGCCAATCCCGTCGCCAGCCAGGTCGCGGTAAAGGCCTTGCAGGTCCAGGGCCGACAGCTTGCCGATCGGGACGCTGCCGACATCGCCCGCGAGGTACCCGGTGATGAATTCTCGGTACATCCTGGCCGTCGCTGGCGCGATGCTGGCCTCCTTGGCCTCCGCGAGCCACCTTTTGAGGTACCCGGCCAGGGTCTCCTCCGAAGGTTCCAGGTACGTCCCGGTATCCCTGGCAGTCAGCTGCTTGTGCAACCAGGCCTCCGCGTCCTTCTTGGTGCCGTGGATGGTCTTGGCGATGCGCTTCCGCTTGCCGGTCACGGGGTCGCGATCCATGTCCACGCGAACCAGGTACGTCCGCTCGCCGCGCTTGGTGATCGTCCCAGCCATCTCGGCCTCCTTCGTTCCTCTCACATTCCCATCATCGGCAGGCGGATTGCGCGATTGGGAAGGGTCTAACCTCTAGAATGAGGTCAGGAAGCCGATCCCGGCCGCCTGCCTGTCCCGCTCGGCATCAGTCGCGGCCGGCGACGCGCTTCCCGCGGCCGAACACGGTTCCCTCGGCGGGGTCGGCTTCCCAGGCGAGTCCTTGCCGGCCTCCCCAGATCGCCAGCCTGGCCGTACCCTGCCGGGTCGCGGCCTCGGCGTCCGGGAGGCTTGCCGACAGTTCCGCGCCGTTGTGCCGGCCCCCAAGTACCGAGGCCTCGGCGGCTCCCCCGACGTGGGCCGCCAGTTCCACCCGCGCCTCCTCGTCGCTGCCGGCCTCGAAGGGCGTCACCAGGGTGAGCGCGGCGGTCGTCGAGCGGCCTTCGGTCCAGGTGCCCTCCTCGTCGTCGAGTACGGCCAGGCTGGCGCGCTCGGCACCGTTCGCGTCCAGCAGGGCGAGCGCCGGCAGGTAGTCGGGGCCTTCGAGCGTGAGACGGGCGCGAGGCGTTCCGTCCGGAGCGGCCAGCAGCAGGCGCCGGAATGCCCGGCCCTCGGCCAGTACGCCGATCGCCTCGGTCAGAGCCACGACGGCGCCGCGCAAGTCGCCGGACATCTCGGAAGCGCCGGACAGGGCCAGCAGATAGGACAAGCGGGCGTGATCGCCGCCGTTGCCGGAAGCCTGGGAATCGGGGATGCTGCTGCTCATGGTCCGTTCCTTTCTTGTGAAGGTGCGGGTCACAGAGGGGCGTTGCGTCTGAATCACGCCGCGCCCCTCGCCTTGCGGGGTTACTCGCCTCGGAGCGAGTCCTGGTGACGCGCCTCGAAACGGGCGCGATGTTCGAGGAGGATCCGGTCGATGTGCTCGGCCGGTAGCCTGCCGTGGCGCTCGGCGTCGGATTTGAGCCAGGCGGCCAGGTCCGCGGGCAGGAGGATCGCCCGGTCGCTCAGGTAGGCCTCCAGGGCCTCGACAACCAGTTCCGAGCGGGACAGTCCCGCTTGCTCGGCGCGGTCCCTTGCTCCTTCCGCGAGCTTGGGCGGCAACCACACGGCCACACTCACGCCCCGCTCGCCGTGCTTCGGCTTCCTGCCGGCTCCCGGCCGGGCTCCTCCCTTTGGGGTCATCGCTTGATCCTCCTTGCTCGGCGGCCGGCCCGCCGCGAATTGATGGCCCGGATGGCGGATGCCGGCCCCTCGCGGGCGATGGCGGCCAGTATGCGGCTGGCCACTTCGTCGGCTTCGAGATTGAAGGCCAGACCCACCAGGATGAGATCCGCGGCCGTTTCCCTCGATGCCGGGACGTACGCCACTTCCCGCGGGCCGGCCGGGATGGGATTCCGGGCCAGGCGCTCTCCGAGGTCCAGCACCGAGAAGCCGGCCAGCATCATCTCCATGACGCGCTCGGCCGTCGTCCCCGGCTCGGCCATGGCAAGCGTCGCGGCGGCACGCTCGAAGGCCTCGATCGCCGGCCGGGGCAGGAGTACCGGGAGGTGCATTACAGCGCCCTCTTGAGGATCCCGGCCACGGTTGCCGGCGCCCACGTCCCGCCGCGCTTGGTGGGGACGCCTTCGGCCGTCAGGGTGTCGGCGATGCCTTGCAGCGTCAGGCCAGCGCCACGAAGCTCCCGGGCGCGGGCGATCACCGCGGCCTCGGCTTCGTCGTTGACCAGCCGGCCGGCCTCGATGCGCTGGCCGTACCCGGGCCGGGAGACTGCCTGCCCCTGCCGCTTCAACTCGGCCATGGCGGTGCGCGTGCGCTCGCGGATGAGGTTCCGCTCCATCTCGGCGGCGCCGGCCATCACCGTCAGGAAGAATCGCCCCATGGCCGTGCTGGTGTCGATCGCTTGGCCTCCCAGGTCGATCAGGTGGAGCGCCACCGCGGCCTTGTCCCAGCCGGCCGTGACCGTCAGGCAGTCCACGCAATCGCGGAACAGCCGGTCCAGCTTGAGCGCCACGACGGCTCCCACCTCGTCGCGCGCCACGGCTTCGAGTACCCGCCGGCCGCCAGCGCGGTCGGTGAGCGGCTTGCCGGCACTCACACCGGGATCGGCCACGATCTCGATCAATTCCAAGCCGCGCATCAGGCAGTAGGCGGCCAGCGCCGTGCGCTGCGCGTCGAGGCTGATCCCCTCCTCGGCCTGCTCCTCGGTCGAGACCCGGATGTACCCGATCGCCTTCATCGTGAGCCCTCCCTTTGAATACCTACTAGACTACCGAACGGCCGTTCAGATTGTCAAGTAGAAATTCAATGAAGGGACCGGAGCCTTGAAAGCACCGGCCTTGCCTGCCGCCGTCCGTTCGTCCACGTAGCAAAACCTCAAGCCCGCCCCAAGCAGGATTCGCGCTACGAGCGGCTTTAAGGCAAATGGCCTTGCAGGCTCGCCAGGAAGGCGGGGGGCTGCCGGCGGGTTGGGACGTACCGGCGGCACCTGCAATGCGGCTTCCAGGCCTGCGTGGTACGTCGGGGCCGGGAATGGGCTTCAGTACCGGCTGCCCCTTCGGATCTTCCCATCGAGGATCGCAGTGGTTGTCGAGACTTCAAGGGCGGCGCCGATGGAGTCCAGCACCATGGACTCCTCGTAGC encodes:
- a CDS encoding site-specific integrase; translated protein: MAGTITKRGERTYLVRVDMDRDPVTGKRKRIAKTIHGTKKDAEAWLHKQLTARDTGTYLEPSEETLAGYLKRWLAEAKEASIAPATARMYREFITGYLAGDVGSVPIGKLSALDLQGLYRDLAGDGIGPARIRRLHGMLGSALKQAVRWSLISRNPAAGVELPKLQEAEMCALTEDQAGRFLEAAACDRHYVLWAFLLETGARPGEALALRWKDVDSKARTVTLRRSMTWLDEGRFTFHDTKTRKSVRTIPISDNLAADLKRHRAEQAAARLAAGQAWQDHDLVFAGETGRPLRRSSLSRQHLKPILKAAGLPWSSASTTRGIPARRCSWRAASTSRWLPSAWGIPA
- a CDS encoding recombinase family protein; this encodes MKAIGYIRVSTEEQAEEGISLDAQRTALAAYCLMRGLELIEIVADPGVSAGKPLTDRAGGRRVLEAVARDEVGAVVALKLDRLFRDCVDCLTVTAGWDKAAVALHLIDLGGQAIDTSTAMGRFFLTVMAGAAEMERNLIRERTRTAMAELKRQGQAVSRPGYGQRIEAGRLVNDEAEAAVIARARELRGAGLTLQGIADTLTAEGVPTKRGGTWAPATVAGILKRAL